From the genome of Vicia villosa cultivar HV-30 ecotype Madison, WI linkage group LG2, Vvil1.0, whole genome shotgun sequence, one region includes:
- the LOC131653572 gene encoding DNA repair protein RAD5A-like, translated as MSSSKVSDDHLYTVRSIVGSEFTDMDIIRALHMAKNDVTAAINIIFDTSTPKSQPTHAINKRRVSPPKSTPPTVTSSSKRNANAENKKCPVESGSIMSGSTDWWFIGSGEVAGLSTCKGRALKSGDAVIFKFPAKKVSVSPSPGKGFGRAAACSEIVRFSNEQDWEIGRIPNEWARCLLPLVRDSKVKVEGKCEFAPNVLGIMDTIILSISVFINRSMFVKQHQVSLKDAANSTDESVFHPLPALLRLLGLSPFKKAELTPGDFCSNKRPFSQTVTSLHAKSERPLQNGHENETEDTVSEFDLENIVGVASSSELEEMDPPENLLCDLRPYQKQALHWMIQMEKGRPRDDTTTTLHPCWEAYRLADKRELVVYLNAFSGEATTEFPSTLQMARGGILADAMGLGKTVMTISLLVAHSGRGGLLGSQPITQPFIEGGEVSDTGTIPNSANIPKKVTKFTGFDKPTKQSNSLTSGGNLIICPMTLLGQWKAEIETHVRPGSLSLYVHYGQSRPKDAKSLAQCDVVITTYGVLASDFSSENAENNGGLFSIRWFRVVLDEAHTIKSSKSQVSMAASALIADNRWCLTGTPIQNNLEDVYSLLRFLRIEPWGHWAWWNKLIQKPFEGGDERGLKLVQSILKPIMLRRTKHSTDREGKPILVLPPADMQIIYCEPTEAEKDFYEALFKRSKVKFDQFVEQGRVLHNYASILELLLRLRQCCDHPFLVMSRGDTQEFADLKKLAKRFLKGTCNASEGEEKDALSRAYVQEVVEELRKGEQGECPICLEAFEDAVLTPCAHRLCRECLLASWRNSMSGLCPVCRKTVSKQDLITAPTESRFQVDIEKNWVESCKVTGLLNELENLRSSGSKSIVFSQWTAFLDLLQIPFNRNKISFLRLDGTLNLQQREKVIKQFSEDSDIQVLLMSLKAGGVGINLTAASNAFVMDPWWNPAVEEQAVMRIHRIGQTKKVAIKRFIVKGSVEQRMEAVQARKQRMISGALTDQEVRSARIEELKMLFT; from the exons ATGAGTAGTAGCAAGGTCTCCGACGATCACCTCTACACCGTCCGATCCATAGTCGGTTCGGAATTCACCGACATGGACATCATAAGAGCCCTTCACATGGCCAAAAACGACGTCACTGCCGCCATCAACATTATCTTCGATACTAGCACCCCTAAATCTCAACCTACCCACGCCATCAATAAACGAAGGGTTTCTCCTCCGAAATCAACTCCTCCCACGGTCACATCCAGCTCCAAGCGCAATGCCAATGCAGAAAACAAGAAGTGCCCTGTCGAGTCTGGTTCCATCATGTCTGGTTCTACTGACTGGTGGTTCATTGGCTCCGGTGAAGTGGCAGGGCTGTCCACGTGTAAAGGGAGGGCTTTAAAATCCGGTGATGCAGTGATTTTCAAGTTTCCAGCCAAAAAGGTCTCTGTCTCGCCTTCTCCAGGTAAGGGTTTTGGGCGAGCAGCGGCTTGTTCTGAGATAGTTCGGTTTTCTAATGAACAAGATTGGGAG attGGTAGAATACCGAATGAATGGGCTCGGTGTTTGTTGCCTCTGGTGCGGGATAGTAAGGTTAAGGTTGAAGGGAAATGTGAATTTGCACCTAATGTTTTGGGCATCATGGATACTATCATTTTGTCAATCAG TGTATTCATCAATAGGTCAATGTTTGTTAAGCAACATCAGGTTTCTCTTAAGGATGCTGCAAATTCGACAGATGAATCAGTGTTTCATCCTCTTCCAGCCCTGTTACGATTGCTTGGTCTTAGTCCTTTCAAGAAG GCAGAGTTAACTCCTGGTGATTTCTGTTCCAACAAGCGTCCTTTCAGTCAAACG GTCACATCACTACATGCCAAGTCTGAGCGTCCTTTGCAAAATGGTCATGAGAATGAAACTGAAGATACTGTTTCCGAATTTGATCTTGAAAACATTGTTGGTGTTGCGTCAAGTTCAGAGTTAGAG GAAATGGACCCCCCTGAAAATCTTCTTTGTGATCTGCGACCCTATCAAAAACAAGCTCTTCATTGGATGATTCAGATGGAGAAGGGACGGCCAAGGGACGATACTACAACAACCCTTCATCCTTGTTGGGAGGCATATCGCCTGGCTGACAA GAGGGAGCTTGTTGTTTATTTGAATGCATTTTCTGGTGAAGCCACAACAGAATTTCCTAGCACCCTTCAAATGGCCAGAGGAGGA ATTTTGGCAGATGCCATGGGACTTGGAAAGACAGTAATGACCATATCCCTCCTCGTTGCCCATTCAGGAAGGGGTGGATTATTAGGCAGTCAACCCATAACCCAGCCATTTATTGAAGGTGGTGAAGTTAGTGATACTGGTACAATTCCCAATTCTGCAAACATTCCAAAGAAGGTAACCAAATTTACTGGTTTTGATAAACCAACCAAGCAAAGCAATTCTCTAACAAGTGGCGGCAACTTGATAATATGTCCCATGACTCTTCTTGGGCAGTGGAAG GCAGAGATTGAAACTCACGTGCGCCCTGGGTCCCTGTCTCTATATGTTCATTATGGGCAAAGTAGGCCCAAAGATGCCAAAAGTCTAGCTCAATGTGACGTTGTAATAACTACATACGGAGTTTTGGCTTCTGATTTTTCCAGTGAG AATGCAGAGAATAATGGTGGACTCTTCTCAATTCGTTGGTTCAGAGTGGTTCTTGACGAGGCACATACTATAAAATCTTCTAAAAGTCAAGTTTCTATGGCTGCTTCTGCTCTAATTGCTGACAATCGCTGGTGTCTTACTGGGACTCCAATCCAG AACAACCTTGAAGATGTTTACAGTCTTCTTCGCTTTTTGAGAATAGAGCCTTGGGGTCATTGGGCctg GTGGAACAAGCTTATTCAGAAACCATTTGAGGGTGGCGATGAGAGAGGATTGAAATTAGTTCAGTCCATTTTAAAGCCTATCATGTTGAGGAGAACCAAACATAGCACAGATCGAGAGGGCAA GCCTATACTTGTTCTCCCTCCTGCTGATATGCAGATAATTTATTGTGAACCCACAGAAGCTGAAAAAGACTTTTATGAGGCCCTATTCAAAAGATCTaag GTAAAGTTTGATCAGTTTGTTGAGCAAGGACGTGTTCTTCATAATTATGCTTCAATTCTAGAGCTACTTTTACGTCTTCGGCAATGCTGTGACCATCCGTTTCTTGTAATGAG TCGAGGTGATACTCAAGAATTTGCTGATCTAAAGAAACTAGCTAAGCGCTTCCTTAAAGGAACTTGTAATGCTTCAGAAGGTGAAGAAAAAGATGCACTCTCACGAGCTTATGTTCAAGAAGTTGTGGAGGAGCTGCGTAAAGGGGAGCAGGGAGAGTGTCCAATATGTCTTGAAGCATTTGAAGATGCAGTGTTGACACCGTGTGCTCACCGCCTTTGCCGGGAATGCCTCTTGGCAAGTTGGCGAAATTCTATGTCTGGTTTATGTCCTGTTTGTAG GAAAACGGTCAGCAAGCAGGATCTTATCACTGCCCCTACTGAGAGTCGATTTCAGGTTGATATCGAGAAGAACTGGGTAGAGTCATGCAAGGTAACCGGTCTTTTGAATGAACTTGAAAATCTCCGCTCCTCAGGATCTAAGAGCATTGTTTTCAGCCAGTGGACTGCTTTTCTAGACCTCTTGCAGATTCCCTTTAATCG gaataaaatatcatttcttcGTCTTGATGGGACATTGAATCTGCAGCAGCGGGAAAAAGTAATCAAACAATTCTCAGAAGACAGTGACATACAG GTGTTGTTGATGTCACTAAAAGCTGGTGGAGTGGGTATAAATCTAACAGCAGCTTCCAATGCTTTTGTCATG GACCCATGGTGGAATCCAGCTGTTGAGGAACAAGCCGTTATGCGTATTCATCGCATTGGACAAACAAAGAAGGTGGCCATCAAACGGTTTATTGTGAAG GGGTCAGTTGAGCAGAGAATGGAGGCAGTGCAAGCACGCAAACAAAGAATGATTTCTGGTGCCTTGACGGATCAGGAGGTTCGATCTGCACGAATTGAGGAGTTGAAGATGCTTTTTACTTAG